The following coding sequences lie in one Spinacia oleracea cultivar Varoflay chromosome 1, BTI_SOV_V1, whole genome shotgun sequence genomic window:
- the LOC110775542 gene encoding uncharacterized protein, whose protein sequence is MADESQIKMEALKKVYADIIYNTSKEAAARVMAAERNVRCFQQQLVSVKAECLSMLLRLKDHFNSTIAEAEARSLKQQMKIEELEDQLWEAEGIIVDLRGEFKEVQEQLEIMMHSQKKPLNEHVHVINEPVQECGPQDNAPNNFISQVSDALVDYEEKVAYLHPAVLDQKEFHTMNDTSLSVKSHLNQFHAPDDDCSSIIMQNREIDLCRNGSTQRICAFKGSFPNVRLPNTESEDPKFLLNIQSRTNADETVTPRQHANCSDKSVDSCGERLCSSKTGQSNIKNIPFGHLSHHNSSYKEQAVTSLRRSARRSTKYRAVASLQATRKELGFLGRTRLQYSLGPLKQCSSVVNVQSAEIPIGKVAMYSKNINAGHDLSCNYENVVCAEKGNGVKTRGFSSDKSHTSPNDALQDSVLVDVPISEGFSSSYCQLSKTVVRSEEGSGAYTRKASNDKSHTLPDDALPNLVLVDVPISEEIGSSHCQSAGNDRVLKFTFQRKRRKNVLGKVDENIIHDRSPLKRGLENPTNFAMAENGFSKMKRMGELVMVEN, encoded by the exons ATTAAAATGGAGGCACTGAAGAAAGTATATGCAGACATAATATACAACACATCAAAAGAAGCAGCAGCAAGAGTTATGGCGGCAGAGCGCAATGTTCGTTGTTTTCAGCAGCAATTGGTTTCTGTAAAAGCGGAGTGTCTTTCTATGCTTCTTCGTCTAAAAGATCATTTCAATTCCACg ATTGCAGAGGCGGAGGCTAGGTCATTAAAGCAACAAATGAAGATTGAAGAGCTTGAAGATCAACTATGGGAAGCTGAGGGAATTATTGTAGATCTCAGAGGTGAGTTCAAGGAGGTACAGGAGCAATTGGAGATCATGATGCACAGCCAGAAAAAGCCTTTAAATGAACATGTCCATGTGATCAATGAACCTGTTCAAGAATGTGGTCCTCAGGATAATGCGCCTAATAATTTCATATCCCAGGTCTCAGATGCACTAGTAGATTATGAGGAGAAAGTCGCATATCTGCATCCTGCAGTTCTAGATCAAAAAGAATTCCATACCATGAATGATACTAGCCTATCTGTTAAATCACATTTGAATCAATTTCATGCGCCTGATGATGATTGTAGTTCCATCATTATGCAAAATAGGGAGATTGATCTATGCAGAAACGGATCAACCCAAAGAATATGTGCATTTAAAGGAAGTTTTCCAAATGTTAGATTGCCTAACACAGAATCTGAAGATCCGAAGTTTTTGCTGAATATCCAGTCAAGAACCAATGCAGATGAAACGGTGACTCCCAGACAGCATGCAAATTGTAGTGATAAGTCTGTTGACTCCTGTGGGGAACGATTGTGCTCTTCCAAGACTGGTCAGAGTAATATTAAGAATATTCCATTCGGACATTTATCGCATCATAACAGCAGCTACAAAGAACAAGCTGTCACATCTCTTCGCAGATCTGCTCGAAGAAGTACCAAATACAGAGCAGTTGCTTCCTTGCAGGCCACTCGTAAAGAGTTGGGGTTCTTGGGAAGAACACGGCTACAGTATTCTCTTGGTCCATTGAAGCAATGTTCCAGTGTTGTGAATGTGCAATCTGCTGAGATCCCAATAGGCAAAGTTGCAATGTATTCTAAGAACATTAATGCTGGTCATGACTTGAGCTGTAATTATGAAAATGTGGTGTGTGCTGAAAAAGGAAATGGTGTGAAAACCAGAGGGTTTTCAAGTGATAAATCCCATACATCTCCTAACGATGCATTACAGGATTCAGTGCTTGTTGATGTGCCTATCTCGGAAGGATTTAGCAGCAGTTATTGTCAGCTATCCAAGACTGTGGTGCGTAGTGAAGAAGGAAGTGGTGCATATACCAGAAAAGCATCAAATGATAAGTCCCATACACTTCCTGATGACGCACTACCGAATTTAGTGCTGGTTGATGTGCCTATCTCGGAAGAAATTGGTAGCAGTCACTGTCAGTCAGCCGGGAATGACAGAGTTCTGAAATTTACGTTCCAAAGGAAGCGCCGGAAGAATGTTTTGGGAAAAGTTGATGAGAACATTATCCATGATAGGAGCCCATTAAAGAGGGGATTGGAGAATCCAACTAATTTTGCTATGGCTGAAAATGGTTTTTCAAAGATGAAACGCATGGGTGAATTGGTGATGGTGGAAAATTGA